The following coding sequences are from one Halobacteriovorax sp. JY17 window:
- the uvrB gene encoding excinuclease ABC subunit UvrB, whose translation MKDKKNVFKIHSEFSPCGDQPAAIEQLTRKFEAGEREQTLLGVTGSGKTFTMAHLIQNLGKKTLILAHNKTLAAQLYAEFREFFPESAVEYFVSYYDYYQPEAYVPGTDTFIEKDASVNDEIDKLRHSATRSLLERDDVIVVASVSCIYGIGSPDEYESQKLSLFIDDEIDRDQFLKDLVSIQFQRNDIDFSRGCFRVRGDLVEVFPASEDSDVIRIEFFDDVVESISIVDPLRGKVLQSLNKIVIYPKSHYVVSEKKLETAIGTIKTELRSRLQELQSQEKLVEKQRLEQRTLLDLEMMEEMGFCSGIENYSRHLTGSSEGDPPPTLIDFFKNDFLMIIDESHITVSQVGGMYRGDRARKQNLVDFGFRLPSALDNRPLNFPEFEKKLDQVLYVSATPGNYELERTEGEYVEQVIRPTGLLDPIIEVRDATTQVDDLLIEVKKVIKKGERVLITTLTKKLSEELTSYYQGAGIKVKYLHSDIDTLERMEIIRDLRLGEFDVLVGINLLREGLDIPEVSLVAILDADKEGFLRSERSLIQTIGRAARNSEGRAILYAYKNTKSMEKAIGETKRRRVIQEQYNKENGITPITISKKVSGGVIETLRGAKGNKTSKGPKSKLSGELDAKSLDKQIEELNKKMKLASKELDFEFAAKIRDEIKSLREIRLLL comes from the coding sequence ATGAAAGATAAAAAAAACGTTTTTAAAATACATTCAGAGTTTAGTCCATGTGGTGATCAACCAGCCGCGATTGAACAATTAACTAGAAAATTTGAGGCAGGGGAAAGAGAGCAAACCTTGTTAGGAGTTACGGGTTCTGGAAAGACTTTTACCATGGCCCACCTTATTCAAAATCTAGGTAAGAAAACTCTTATTCTTGCTCACAATAAAACTTTGGCGGCCCAGCTCTACGCGGAGTTTAGAGAATTCTTTCCCGAAAGTGCTGTAGAATACTTTGTCTCTTACTATGACTACTATCAGCCTGAAGCCTACGTTCCTGGAACTGATACTTTCATTGAAAAAGACGCTAGTGTTAATGATGAAATTGATAAACTTCGCCATAGTGCCACTAGGAGTCTATTAGAGAGAGATGATGTTATTGTCGTTGCGAGTGTGAGCTGTATTTACGGTATTGGTTCTCCCGATGAATATGAATCTCAAAAGTTGAGTTTATTTATTGATGATGAAATTGATCGTGACCAATTTTTAAAGGACCTAGTTTCCATACAATTTCAAAGAAATGATATTGATTTCTCTAGAGGGTGCTTTCGAGTACGAGGGGATCTGGTTGAAGTTTTTCCAGCATCTGAGGATTCTGATGTTATAAGAATTGAGTTCTTTGATGATGTTGTTGAATCTATTTCAATTGTTGATCCTCTTAGAGGTAAGGTCTTACAGAGTTTAAATAAGATAGTTATTTATCCGAAGTCCCACTACGTTGTAAGTGAGAAGAAGCTTGAGACGGCAATTGGAACAATTAAAACAGAACTTAGGTCTAGGTTGCAAGAGTTACAGTCGCAAGAGAAATTAGTGGAAAAACAAAGGTTAGAGCAGAGAACTCTTCTCGATTTAGAAATGATGGAAGAGATGGGATTTTGTTCTGGTATCGAAAATTATTCCAGACATCTCACAGGCAGTAGTGAAGGTGATCCACCGCCAACTTTAATAGACTTTTTTAAAAATGACTTTCTCATGATAATTGATGAGTCTCACATTACAGTTTCTCAGGTTGGTGGAATGTATAGAGGGGATAGAGCGAGAAAGCAAAACCTTGTGGACTTTGGTTTTAGGCTTCCATCTGCTCTTGATAATCGGCCATTAAATTTTCCAGAGTTTGAAAAGAAACTTGATCAAGTTCTCTATGTCTCTGCGACTCCAGGAAATTATGAACTAGAAAGAACTGAGGGAGAGTATGTAGAACAAGTGATTAGACCGACCGGATTACTTGATCCAATCATTGAAGTTCGAGACGCTACAACTCAAGTTGATGACTTACTAATAGAAGTTAAAAAAGTTATTAAAAAAGGAGAGAGAGTTCTTATTACTACTCTTACAAAGAAATTATCAGAAGAACTTACTAGTTACTATCAAGGAGCTGGAATAAAAGTTAAGTATCTTCACTCTGATATAGATACTTTAGAAAGAATGGAAATTATCAGAGATCTTCGACTCGGTGAATTTGATGTTCTCGTAGGAATTAACCTTTTAAGAGAAGGATTAGACATTCCTGAAGTTTCTCTTGTTGCTATTTTAGATGCTGACAAAGAAGGCTTCCTGCGATCAGAGAGATCGCTTATTCAAACTATTGGGCGTGCTGCACGAAACTCCGAAGGAAGAGCAATTCTCTACGCCTATAAGAACACTAAGAGTATGGAGAAGGCCATTGGAGAAACAAAGAGAAGAAGAGTTATTCAAGAGCAGTACAATAAAGAAAATGGAATAACTCCAATTACGATTTCAAAGAAAGTCTCAGGGGGAGTTATAGAGACTCTTCGTGGAGCAAAAGGAAATAAAACTTCCAAAGGGCCTAAGTCAAAGCTCTCAGGAGAGTTAGATGCAAAGTCTCTTGATAAACAAATAGAAGAATTAAATAAGAAAATGAAGCTTGCCTCTAAAGAATTAGACTTTGAATTTGCTGCAAAAATCCGCGATGAGATAAAATCATTAAGGGAAATTCGTTTATTACTATGA
- the sucD gene encoding succinate--CoA ligase subunit alpha has product MAILINRDTKLITVGFTGKQGTFHSLQSRDYGTNFVGGVTPGKGGTVHEGFPVFNTVREAVDKTEANAAMIMVPPPFAADSILECIDAGMPLVIAITEGIPILDMVKVKAALQGSSTRLIGPNCPGLITPGECKIGIMPGHIHMPGRVGVVSRSGTLTYEAVFQLTQRDIGQSTCVGIGGDPVNGTDFIDVLELFEKDPDTDAVIMIGEIGGNAETDAGRWIQKNMTKPVVSFIAGASAPAGKRMGHAGAIISGGDDTAEAKFRILEECGVTIARSPAELGHKMEEVLGKK; this is encoded by the coding sequence ATGGCCATTCTAATTAATAGAGACACGAAATTAATTACTGTAGGTTTCACTGGTAAGCAGGGAACTTTTCACTCTCTTCAATCAAGAGATTATGGAACAAACTTTGTTGGTGGAGTAACTCCTGGTAAGGGTGGTACTGTTCACGAAGGTTTTCCAGTTTTTAACACTGTTAGAGAAGCTGTAGATAAAACAGAAGCGAATGCGGCCATGATTATGGTTCCACCTCCGTTTGCAGCTGATTCAATTCTTGAATGTATTGACGCTGGAATGCCTCTTGTTATTGCTATTACTGAAGGAATTCCTATTCTTGATATGGTAAAAGTTAAAGCGGCTCTTCAAGGATCAAGTACTCGTTTAATCGGTCCTAACTGTCCAGGCCTTATCACTCCGGGTGAGTGTAAGATTGGAATTATGCCAGGACATATTCATATGCCAGGAAGAGTTGGTGTTGTTTCTCGTTCGGGAACTCTTACTTACGAAGCGGTTTTCCAATTAACTCAAAGAGACATTGGTCAATCAACTTGTGTTGGTATTGGTGGAGATCCAGTTAATGGAACAGACTTCATCGACGTACTAGAACTATTTGAAAAAGATCCAGATACTGACGCAGTTATTATGATCGGAGAAATCGGTGGTAATGCTGAAACTGATGCAGGTAGATGGATTCAAAAAAATATGACTAAGCCTGTTGTTTCTTTCATCGCTGGTGCTTCTGCTCCTGCAGGAAAGAGAATGGGTCACGCTGGTGCTATTATCTCTGGTGGAGATGATACAGCAGAGGCAAAGTTCAGAATTCTAGAAGAATGTGGTGTAACTATTGCTAGATCACCTGCTGAACTTGGTCACAAAATGGAAGAAGTTTTAGGTAAGAAATAA
- the ndk gene encoding nucleoside-diphosphate kinase, with amino-acid sequence MERTLSIVKPNAVLDNNIGNIIAKFEGEGLRIAAAKLVQLSKEKAEGFYIEHKDRPFFGELVSFMTSAPVMIMALEGEGAVDKNREIMGATNPAEAAEGTLRKLYAKSIGENAVHGSDSQASADREINYFFDKNEVLGRF; translated from the coding sequence ATGGAAAGAACACTAAGTATCGTTAAGCCAAATGCTGTATTAGATAATAATATCGGAAATATCATCGCTAAGTTTGAAGGTGAAGGACTAAGAATTGCTGCTGCAAAACTTGTTCAACTTTCAAAAGAAAAAGCAGAAGGTTTCTATATTGAGCACAAAGACAGACCATTCTTTGGTGAATTAGTATCTTTCATGACTTCAGCGCCAGTAATGATTATGGCCCTTGAAGGTGAAGGTGCTGTTGATAAGAACAGAGAAATTATGGGAGCAACTAACCCAGCCGAAGCTGCGGAAGGTACTCTTAGAAAGCTATATGCGAAATCAATCGGTGAGAACGCTGTTCACGGATCTGATTCTCAAGCATCTGCTGATAGAGAGATTAACTACTTTTTTGACAAAAATGAAGTTCTAGGAAGATTCTAG
- a CDS encoding CarD family transcriptional regulator — protein sequence MFNIGDYAVCPGHGVGQVCDIEEREVGAEKLSFYILKIIANGMTVMVPTNSENGIRELVGMNEINEVYELLQDHNIQIDNSTWNRRYREYMTKIKTGSLLEIAEVLRALFLLKDKKNLSFGEKKMLEQCRDLLAQEISLSNGDDSKKVSTAIDEYFN from the coding sequence ATGTTTAATATTGGCGATTATGCAGTATGTCCCGGACACGGAGTAGGACAGGTATGCGATATCGAAGAACGCGAGGTTGGTGCTGAGAAGTTATCTTTTTACATCCTCAAAATTATTGCCAATGGTATGACTGTGATGGTTCCTACAAATTCTGAAAATGGAATTAGAGAACTTGTTGGTATGAATGAAATCAATGAGGTTTATGAACTTTTACAAGATCATAATATTCAAATTGATAATTCAACTTGGAATAGAAGATACCGCGAGTACATGACCAAGATTAAAACAGGCTCTTTACTAGAAATTGCAGAAGTTCTGCGCGCATTATTTCTTCTTAAAGATAAGAAGAATTTAAGTTTTGGTGAAAAGAAAATGTTAGAGCAGTGTAGAGATTTACTTGCTCAAGAGATTTCTCTTTCTAATGGAGATGACTCTAAGAAAGTAAGTACAGCTATTGACGAGTATTTTAATTAA
- the lysA gene encoding diaminopimelate decarboxylase yields the protein MNIKSHLSLSYKKNKLFIDDHCINSITKDLKTPFYLYSVKALESNYLNFYLAASNNGLSNPLVCYALKANPNLSLLKSLKVLGAGADIVSGGELKQALKAKIPASKIVFSGVGKTEDEIRLALKCHRDGIYSFNVESIEELEMIGTVAQSLNKKARVALRLNPQVNVKTHKHISTGGKSHKFGILKVDIEKSLKKKSLWKNIDLVGLSMHIGSQLTCLKATEKALKEIVKLASALPSPLEFIDVGGGLGVPYNEDHPLSSLEEYMSLVAKTLKSNMKVIPRVVFEPGRFIVANCGVLVTEVIRIKKSEENKFIIVDGGMNDFVRSSLYGAYHHVLPLSKRSGNPSPCHVVGPICETADSFASNRSLPPIKSRDRICIGDVGAYGHSMSSTYNMRERTKEYILDVDGNLKTN from the coding sequence ATGAATATTAAAAGCCACCTATCATTAAGCTATAAGAAAAATAAATTATTTATAGATGATCACTGTATTAATTCTATAACTAAAGATCTTAAAACACCATTTTATCTCTATAGTGTTAAGGCCCTTGAAAGCAATTATTTGAATTTCTATTTAGCAGCTTCTAATAATGGACTTAGTAACCCACTAGTTTGCTATGCTTTAAAGGCGAATCCAAATCTAAGTCTACTAAAGTCCCTTAAAGTGTTAGGAGCAGGAGCAGATATCGTTTCCGGTGGAGAGCTTAAACAAGCACTAAAGGCAAAGATACCTGCCAGTAAAATTGTTTTCTCTGGAGTTGGAAAGACAGAAGATGAGATTAGGCTTGCTCTTAAGTGTCATAGAGATGGTATTTACTCATTCAATGTCGAAAGTATTGAAGAGTTAGAAATGATTGGAACTGTCGCTCAGTCATTAAATAAAAAAGCAAGAGTCGCCCTAAGACTAAACCCCCAAGTAAATGTTAAAACGCACAAGCATATTTCAACAGGTGGAAAGAGTCACAAATTTGGAATATTAAAAGTTGATATTGAAAAGTCTCTTAAAAAGAAAAGTCTCTGGAAGAATATAGATCTAGTAGGACTATCCATGCATATTGGATCGCAGCTAACATGTCTAAAGGCCACAGAGAAGGCCCTTAAAGAAATTGTAAAATTAGCAAGCGCTCTCCCCTCTCCCTTAGAGTTTATTGACGTTGGAGGAGGTCTAGGAGTTCCTTATAACGAAGATCATCCTCTAAGCTCCTTAGAAGAGTATATGAGCCTAGTTGCTAAGACTCTCAAGTCAAATATGAAAGTTATTCCGAGAGTAGTCTTTGAGCCGGGAAGGTTTATTGTCGCCAATTGTGGAGTTCTTGTGACAGAAGTCATAAGGATAAAAAAATCAGAAGAAAATAAATTTATTATTGTTGACGGTGGAATGAATGACTTCGTGAGATCCTCTCTCTATGGAGCCTATCACCACGTTCTTCCTCTGTCTAAGAGGTCTGGCAACCCTAGTCCTTGTCATGTGGTTGGTCCAATTTGCGAGACAGCAGATTCCTTTGCTAGCAATCGATCACTGCCACCAATTAAATCAAGGGATAGAATTTGTATAGGAGACGTGGGCGCTTATGGCCATAGCATGAGCTCCACTTATAATATGAGAGAGAGAACAAAAGAATATATACTTGATGTTGATGGTAACTTAAAAACTAACTGA